In the genome of Phlebotomus papatasi isolate M1 chromosome 2, Ppap_2.1, whole genome shotgun sequence, one region contains:
- the LOC129803628 gene encoding LIM/homeobox protein Lhx3-like: protein MHTSESVTDSCREASGGNVTRSPGSHLLLHQNTSNTVTSVTNSNHKVTTSSVSATPNPLGTAGSHRECAGCSKVITERFLLRALDLFWHEDCLKCGCCDCRLGEVGSTLYTKANLILCKRDYLRLFGTTGYCAACNKVIPAFEMVMRAKSNVYHLECFACQQCNHRFCVGDRFYLCDNKILCEYDYEERLVFANMAYNPSSLAHIRRQVCNLQPAGDSIGNCGTHAGSLVTPPMPATVEPGVATVAGASGASTARAPCFGDKLQLPAPPAAAATSNMGPPRDDGSSGYGSPDSETFESPQTTQ from the exons ATTCTTGCCGTGAGGCATCAGGTGGCAATGTTACGCGATCTCCAGGCTCCCACCTCTTGCTTCATCAGAATACATCAAACACAGTAACATCTGTGACAAATAGCAACCACAAAGTAACTACATCGTCCGTATCAGCAACCCCAAACCCACTGGGAACAGCCGGAAGCCATCGAGAGTGTGCTGGATGCAGCAAAGTGATCACAGAACGCTTTCTACTGCGAGCTCTGGATCTCTTCTGGCACGAAGATTGCCTCAAGTGCGGTTGCTGCGACTGTCGCCTTGGCGAAGTCGGTTCAACCCTCTACACCAAAGCAAATTTAATTCTCTGCAAAAGGGACTATCTCAG ACTCTTCGGAACAACAGGCTACTGTGCAGCCTGCAACAAAGTCATTCCCGCCTTCGAAATGGTAATGCGCGCCAAAAGTAATGTCTACCACTTGGAGTGTTTTGCGTGTCAACAATGTAATCACAG ATTTTGCGTTGGTGATAGGTTCTATCTATGTGATAATAAGATTCTCTGCGAATATGACTACGAGGAGAGGCTCGTATTCGCCAATATGGCCTACAATCCATCGAGTTTGGCGCACATTCGAAGGCAAGTTTGTAATTTACAG CCTGCCGGAGACAGTATAGGCAATTGTGGGACTCACGCAGGAAGCCTCGTGACACCACCAATGCCAGCCACAGTAGAGCCTGGAGTTGCCACGGTGGCTGGAGCTTCTGGAGCATCAACAGCACGTGCTCCATGCTTTGGGGACAAATTGCAACTTCCGGCACCACCGGCAGCTGCTGCAACCAGTAACATGGGCCCCCCACGGGATGATGGCTCCAGTGGCTACGGAAGTCCAGATTCGGAGACCTTTGAGTCACCCCAGACAACACAATGA
- the LOC129803630 gene encoding deoxycytidylate deaminase: MDSRKKFKQSKRQDYLQWEDYYMATAFLAAKRSKDPTCQVGACIVDDQKRIVGIGYNGFPNGCSDDEFPWSKDSPDPLGNKFMYVCHAELNAILNKNAASLRGCTMYVALFPCNECAKVIIQSGIREVVYMSDKHAHKPHTVASKDMLTAAGVAFRKFEPKMKRIVIDFEDIDRQNFSQLPQTPQKDPPSNNH, from the coding sequence ATGGACAGCAGGAAGAAGTTCAAGCAGTCAAAGAGACAAGACTACCTCCAATGGGAGGACTATTACATGGCCACAGCTTTCCTGGCGGCCAAGAGGAGCAAGGATCCAACTTGCCAAGTTGGAGCTTGCATTGTGGATGATCAGAAGAGAATTGTGGGCATTGGCTACAACGGCTTCCCCAATGGTTGTTCAGACGATGAATTCCCATGGTCCAAGGACTCCCCGGATCCTCTTGGGAACAAATTCATGTACGTCTGCCACGCTGAGCTGAATGCAATTCTCAATAAAAATGCCGCCAGTCTCCGGGGATGCACAATGTACGTGGCCCTGTTTCCCTGCAACGAATGCGCCAAAGTCATCATACAGTCCGGCATCCGCGAGGTGGTTTACATGAGCGACAAGCACGCTCACAAACCTCACACTGTAGCCTCCAAGGACATGCTGACGGCCGCAGGAGTCGCCTTCCGGAAATTCGAGCCCAAAATGAAACGCATCGTCATTGACTTTGAGGACATCGATCGTCAAAACTTTAGCCAACTGCCCCAGACGCCCCAGAAGGATCCCCCATCCAATAATCACTGA